The DNA segment TGCTCCTTGTCCGTATCCATTTCGAGCGCGATCGCGCGGCCGTCCGCGAGACGCAGCGCGGTCTCGAACGACTCGGCAAGACGCTGCTTCATATCGCCGCGTACTTTCAGACGGTCGACCACCACGTCGATCGTGTGCTTGTCGTTCTTCTTCAGCTTGGGCAGCGAATCCACTTCGTAGATTTTCGCTTCGCCTTCATTGGCCGTGCCGCCGCCCGAGCGCACGCGAAAACGGATGAAGCCCTGCGCCTGCATTTCCTCGAACAGTTCCACGTGTTCGCCTTTGCGGTTCGCCACCACCGGCGCGAGGATCATCAGCCTGGTTTCTTCCGGCAACGCGAGCGCCGCGTCGACCATCTGCGAAACGCTTTGCGCTTGCAGCGGGATCTCGTGATCCGGACAGTAGGGGGTGCCGACACGCGCGAACAGCAGCCGCAGATAGTCGTGAATTTCGGTGACGGTGCCCACGGTGGAGCGCGGATTGTGCGACGTGGCCTTCTGTTCGATCGAGATGGCCGGCGACAAACCTTCGATCAGATCGACGTCGGGTTTTTCCATCAATTGCAGGAACTGGCGGGCGTAAGCAGAAAGACTTTCGACGTAGCGCCGCTGGCCTTCCGCATAGAGCGTGTCGAACGCGAGCGACGATTTACCCGAGCCGGAAAGGCCCGTAATGACGACGAGCTTGTGACGCGGGAGATCGAGATTGACGTTCTTCAGGTTGTGGGTGCGAGCCCCACGAATACGGATTTGTTCCACGGATTCATTCCATGAACTGGCGGGAGAGAGGAAGGCTAAACCTGCTACTATAACGACTTTTCAAGACCGCCGTTACGGGTTCCTGACGGCCTGAACAGGGCCAAAGGCGTGCTGTAAGACAGCGGTCCAGCGCCGCGGGGAAGAGGTCTAACTGGGGCCGTTTTCCGCGACTGCAAGGCCATTGCGAGGCACCCCGTGAAGCGGTAGCAGGTGTAGAGCGAAGCCGCCGGTCGCGAGCCGCGCCGCGTGCTTCGCGTCATTTCGCCGCCTCTGCGGCAGGCCGCGTGAAGCGCGGCTGTCTCGCCGGGCCGGCACGTTCCCGGCATCATGCCCAGCTCAATCTAAGAACGTTCCCGATGTCCAATCCGTCCGCCACCTCCTCACGCATGAGCGCGTCTGAAATGCGCGCGACCGTGTCGCTCGCCGCTATCTTCGCGCTGCGCATGCTCGGTCTGTTCATGATCATGCCGGTGTTCTCGATCTATGCGAAAACCATCCCTGGCGGCGATAACGTGCTGCTGGTCGGTATCGCGCTCGGTGCGTACGGCGTCACGCAGTCCATGCTGTATATCTTCTACGGCTGGGTTTCCGACAAGATCGGCCGCAAACCGGTCATTGCGACTGGCCTGCTCATCTTCGCGCTCGGCAGTTTCGTCGCGGCGGGCGCGCATGACATGACGTGGATCATCGTCGGGCGGGTCATTCAGGGTATGGGTGCGGTGTCGTCCGCGGTGATCGCGTTCATCGCCGATCTGACCGCCGAGGAGCATCGCACCAAGGCTATGGCAATGGTCGGCGGCAGCATCGGCATGTCGTTCGCAGTCGCGATCGTCGGCGCGCCGATCGTGTTCCAGTGGGTCGGCATGAGCGGCCTGTTTACGCTGGTCGGCATCTTTTCCATTCTCGCGATCGGCGTAGTGCTGTGGGTCGTGCCCGACGCGCCGAAGCCGGTCCACGTGCGCGCGCCGTTTGCCGAAGTACTGCACAACGTCGAACTGCTGCGCCTGAACTTTGGCGTGCTCGTGCTGCATGCGACGCAAACCGCGCTCTTTCTCGTCGTGCCGCGCATTCTCGAAGCCGGCGGCCTGCCGGTCGCGTCGCACTGGAAAGTGTATCTGCCGGTCATGGGCCTTTCGTTCGTGATGATGGTGCCCGCGATCATCGCCGCCGAAAAGCGCGGCAAGATGAAAATCGTGCTGCTGTCCGCTATCGGTCTTATCCTGATCGGACAGTTGTTATTAGGCGTCGCCGCGCATACGATTCTGACTGTGGCCGCGATCCTCTTCGTCTACTTTCTCGGCTTCAACATTCTCGAGGCGTCGCAGCCTTCGCTGGTGTCGAAGCTGGCGCCGGGAACCCGCAAGGGCGCGGCCGCCGGCGTGTACAACACCACGCAGTCAATAGGCCTTGCATTAGGTGGAGTGGCAGGCGGCTGGCTGCTGAAAGCGGATGGAGCAAGCGCGGTGTTCTTCGCTTGCTCGGGACTGGTTTTGTGCTGGCTTATAATCGCCGCCAACATGAAGCCGCCGCC comes from the Paraburkholderia sp. PREW-6R genome and includes:
- a CDS encoding MFS transporter is translated as MSNPSATSSRMSASEMRATVSLAAIFALRMLGLFMIMPVFSIYAKTIPGGDNVLLVGIALGAYGVTQSMLYIFYGWVSDKIGRKPVIATGLLIFALGSFVAAGAHDMTWIIVGRVIQGMGAVSSAVIAFIADLTAEEHRTKAMAMVGGSIGMSFAVAIVGAPIVFQWVGMSGLFTLVGIFSILAIGVVLWVVPDAPKPVHVRAPFAEVLHNVELLRLNFGVLVLHATQTALFLVVPRILEAGGLPVASHWKVYLPVMGLSFVMMVPAIIAAEKRGKMKIVLLSAIGLILIGQLLLGVAAHTILTVAAILFVYFLGFNILEASQPSLVSKLAPGTRKGAAAGVYNTTQSIGLALGGVAGGWLLKADGASAVFFACSGLVLCWLIIAANMKPPPRKA